The proteins below come from a single Cystobacter ferrugineus genomic window:
- the nagA gene encoding N-acetylglucosamine-6-phosphate deacetylase: MKRVLSGARVFTGEQFVDGHCVVLEDGHVAAVVPASAAPTGAEQVRLPGDALLVPGFIDTQVNGAGGVLFNDTPTAEAALAIAAASRRSGTTGLLPTFITDEQVKMQRACEATLEAMARPASGVLGIHLEGPFISGDRPGVHDPRFIRTPEARDLDYLMALPERLATHAGRLLLTLAPERVEDGLLTRLAAAGVLLAAGHTAAPYERTRDALRAGVRGFTHLFNAMPPLTNRQPGPALAAIESEEAWCGVIADGIHVHPSLLRMLVKSKPPGKVYLVTDAMPPVGTDARSFTLYGQTILRRDGRLVTENGTLAGADIDMVTAVRNCVRLLRLPLEDSLRMASLYPASFLGLEGQLGRIARGYRADLALLRPDLTVLATWVAGQVQWY; encoded by the coding sequence ATGAAACGCGTGCTGAGTGGGGCCCGGGTCTTCACGGGCGAGCAATTCGTGGACGGCCACTGCGTGGTGCTCGAGGACGGGCACGTGGCCGCCGTGGTACCGGCCTCGGCCGCGCCCACCGGCGCCGAGCAGGTCCGGCTGCCCGGGGACGCGCTGCTGGTGCCCGGCTTCATCGACACCCAGGTCAACGGCGCGGGGGGTGTGCTGTTCAACGACACGCCCACCGCCGAGGCGGCGCTCGCCATCGCGGCGGCCTCGCGGCGCTCGGGCACGACGGGACTGCTGCCCACCTTCATCACGGACGAGCAGGTGAAGATGCAGCGGGCGTGCGAGGCCACCCTGGAGGCCATGGCCCGTCCCGCCAGCGGCGTGCTCGGCATCCACCTGGAGGGCCCCTTCATCAGCGGCGACCGGCCCGGCGTGCATGATCCGCGTTTCATCCGCACGCCCGAGGCCCGGGACCTCGACTACCTGATGGCACTGCCCGAGCGTCTCGCCACCCACGCGGGCCGGCTGTTGCTGACGCTGGCACCCGAGCGAGTGGAGGACGGCCTCCTCACGCGGCTCGCCGCGGCGGGAGTGCTGCTCGCGGCGGGCCACACGGCGGCGCCCTACGAGCGCACCCGCGATGCCCTGCGCGCGGGCGTGCGCGGCTTCACCCACCTGTTCAACGCCATGCCGCCCTTGACCAACCGCCAGCCGGGCCCCGCCCTGGCCGCGATCGAGTCCGAGGAGGCCTGGTGCGGCGTCATCGCCGATGGCATCCACGTCCACCCGTCGCTGCTGCGCATGCTCGTGAAGAGCAAGCCGCCCGGCAAGGTGTACCTGGTGACGGACGCCATGCCGCCGGTGGGCACCGACGCGCGCTCCTTCACCCTCTATGGGCAGACCATCCTGCGCCGGGACGGGCGGCTGGTGACGGAGAACGGCACCCTGGCCGGCGCCGACATCGACATGGTGACGGCGGTGCGCAACTGCGTGCGCCTGCTCCGGCTGCCCCTCGAGGACAGCCTGCGCATGGCCTCGCTCTACCCGGCGAGCTTCCTCGGACTGGAGGGACAGCTCGGACGGATCGCGCGGGGATACCGCGCGGACCTCGCCCTGCTGCGGCCGGACCTCACCGTGCTCGCCACGTGGGTGGCGGGCCAGGTGCAGTGGTACTGA
- a CDS encoding SDR family oxidoreductase translates to MEIQGKVVAITGASSGIGEATARGLAAQGARVVVGARRTARLEALVEDIRRQGGEAAYRQLDVTRREDVRSFVGFAVERFGRLDVLVNNAGLMPLSLMEHLKVEEWERMVDVNIKGVLYGIAAALPLFKAQGSGQFVNISSVGDRVVLPTSTVYSATKFAVRALSEGLRQEVGGSIRVTLVAPGVTESELAESISDPEMKRSVVEDLRKSIIPADAIARAIAFAIGQPADVDVNELVVRPTSQTF, encoded by the coding sequence ATGGAAATCCAAGGCAAGGTCGTTGCAATCACGGGTGCGTCGAGTGGCATTGGCGAGGCCACGGCTCGCGGGCTCGCCGCGCAGGGGGCGCGGGTCGTCGTCGGCGCGCGGCGCACGGCCCGTCTCGAGGCGCTCGTCGAGGACATCCGCCGCCAGGGCGGCGAGGCCGCGTACCGGCAGCTCGACGTGACCCGCCGGGAGGACGTGCGGAGCTTCGTGGGGTTCGCCGTCGAGCGCTTCGGCCGGCTGGACGTGCTCGTCAACAACGCGGGCTTGATGCCGCTCTCCCTGATGGAGCACCTCAAGGTCGAGGAGTGGGAGCGGATGGTCGACGTCAACATCAAGGGCGTGCTCTACGGCATCGCCGCCGCGCTGCCCTTGTTCAAGGCGCAGGGCTCGGGGCAGTTCGTCAACATCAGCTCCGTGGGTGACCGCGTGGTGCTGCCGACCTCCACGGTGTACTCGGCGACGAAGTTCGCGGTCCGGGCCCTCTCGGAGGGCTTGCGTCAGGAGGTCGGCGGCTCCATCCGCGTCACGCTCGTGGCCCCCGGCGTGACCGAGTCGGAGCTGGCGGAGTCGATCTCCGATCCGGAGATGAAGCGGTCGGTGGTCGAGGATCTCCGCAAGAGCATCATCCCCGCGGACGCCATCGCCCGCGCGATCGCCTTCGCCATCGGCCAGCCCGCGGACGTCGATGTCAATGAGCTCGTCGTCCGGCCCACGAGCCAGACGTTCTGA
- a CDS encoding LysR family transcriptional regulator, which yields MAIDGKLLGGMGVLAAVVEAGSFIRAAESLGMTQSGVSRAVARLEQRVGVRLFDRTARAVSLTDEGRRFYEQVAPLLTGIEDAAATVSDAAGAVRGLLRVNVDSAFGHYVLAPRLGEFLARHPALSVELVVRDRIGDLVAEGLDMAVRFGEAEPSGLITRQLARSRVLTCASPEYVARHGRPKHPSELAQGRHECIRVRNPFTESYFEWEFQRGDEVIPVNVQGRLVVNDSGSLIGAMLSGHGIGQPFEFSVRDLLESGRLVKLLPAWSDERYPVHVYHRSRELPAARVRAFIDFLLEIAK from the coding sequence ATGGCCATTGATGGAAAACTCCTGGGAGGCATGGGTGTTCTCGCCGCGGTGGTGGAAGCGGGAAGCTTCATCCGAGCGGCGGAGAGCCTCGGCATGACGCAGTCGGGAGTGAGCCGCGCGGTGGCCCGGCTGGAGCAACGCGTCGGGGTGCGGCTGTTCGATCGCACCGCGCGAGCCGTCAGCCTGACGGACGAGGGACGGCGCTTCTACGAACAGGTGGCGCCCCTGCTCACGGGCATCGAGGACGCCGCGGCGACGGTGTCCGACGCGGCGGGCGCGGTGCGGGGCCTGTTGCGCGTGAACGTCGATTCCGCCTTCGGTCATTACGTGCTCGCCCCGCGCCTGGGCGAATTCCTCGCGAGGCACCCGGCGCTGTCGGTGGAACTGGTGGTGCGCGACCGCATCGGGGACCTGGTCGCCGAGGGATTGGACATGGCGGTGCGCTTCGGCGAAGCCGAGCCCTCGGGCCTCATCACCCGCCAGCTCGCGCGCTCGCGGGTGCTGACGTGTGCCTCTCCCGAGTACGTGGCACGGCATGGACGCCCGAAACATCCGAGCGAGCTGGCCCAGGGCCGTCACGAATGCATCCGCGTCCGCAATCCCTTCACGGAGAGCTACTTCGAATGGGAGTTCCAACGCGGGGACGAGGTCATTCCCGTGAACGTCCAGGGGCGGCTCGTGGTGAACGACTCGGGCAGCCTCATTGGCGCCATGCTGAGCGGCCATGGCATCGGTCAACCCTTCGAGTTCAGTGTGCGCGACCTGCTCGAATCAGGACGGCTGGTGAAATTGCTGCCCGCCTGGTCGGACGAGCGGTATCCGGTCCACGTGTACCACCGCTCCCGTGAACTGCCCGCCGCCCGGGTGCGGGCCTTCATCGACTTCCTGCTGGAGATCGCGAAGTAA
- a CDS encoding sigma-70 family RNA polymerase sigma factor, which yields MDTAHHLEEHRAALTGHCYRMLGSAAEADDAVQETMVRAWRNLDRFEQRASLRTWLYRIATRVCLDALSENSRRMRPMETGPVGTVNDTLTQLPGSHWIEPIPDALAVPSDVDPAERLMLRQSIRLAFVAALQHLPPKQRAVLLLIEVLGWSAAEVAESLDTSVASVNSALQRARATLATHDLTQARAPLSDAQSTLVDQYVEAFERYDVTSLTQLLHQEATLSMPPYSLWLRGHEAISAWLLGRGSGCRGSRLVPVSACGSPAFGQYRPGSEPGQPHQPWALIVLELSGDRITAMNSFLDTAALFPRFGLPMELAP from the coding sequence ATGGACACCGCCCACCACCTCGAGGAACACCGTGCCGCGCTGACCGGCCACTGCTACCGCATGCTGGGCTCGGCCGCGGAAGCCGACGACGCCGTCCAGGAGACGATGGTGCGGGCGTGGCGCAACCTGGACCGGTTCGAGCAGCGCGCCTCCCTGCGCACCTGGCTCTACCGCATCGCCACCCGCGTGTGCCTCGACGCGCTGAGCGAGAACTCGCGCCGCATGCGCCCGATGGAGACGGGGCCCGTGGGCACGGTGAATGACACCCTCACCCAGTTGCCGGGCTCGCATTGGATCGAACCCATTCCCGACGCGCTCGCCGTGCCCTCGGATGTGGATCCCGCCGAGCGCTTGATGCTGCGCCAGAGCATCCGTCTGGCCTTCGTGGCCGCGCTCCAACACCTGCCGCCCAAGCAGCGCGCGGTGCTGCTGCTGATCGAGGTGCTCGGTTGGTCCGCCGCCGAGGTCGCCGAGAGTCTCGACACCTCGGTTGCCTCCGTGAACAGCGCCCTCCAGCGAGCGCGGGCGACACTCGCCACGCACGATCTCACCCAGGCCCGCGCGCCCTTGTCCGACGCGCAGTCCACGCTCGTGGACCAGTACGTCGAGGCCTTCGAGCGGTATGACGTGACCTCGCTCACGCAGTTGCTCCACCAGGAAGCGACCCTGTCGATGCCGCCCTACTCGCTGTGGCTTCGCGGTCACGAGGCGATCAGCGCATGGTTGCTGGGGCGGGGCTCGGGCTGCCGTGGCTCGCGGCTGGTTCCGGTCTCGGCCTGCGGCTCGCCCGCCTTCGGGCAGTACCGGCCGGGCAGTGAGCCGGGACAGCCCCACCAACCGTGGGCGCTCATCGTGCTCGAACTCTCGGGCGACCGCATCACCGCGATGAACTCGTTCCTGGACACGGCGGCGCTGTTCCCACGCTTCGGCCTTCCCATGGAACTCGCACCGTAG
- a CDS encoding 3-beta hydroxysteroid dehydrogenase, giving the protein MAFTGDYAGAAAADLRAIEAIGGALEGSGKPFVSTGGTLPLAFGVRGRIGTEDDVLESGPRVDSEKAVIALGRRGVRSAVIRLAPTVHSSLDLHGFIPSLIAMARRNGFAAYVGEGSNRWPSLHTLDAVRLYRLALEAAPAGSRLHGVADEGVPSRHIAEAIGRGLGLPVASISADDANKHLGFLATFAQLDNPTSSTCTRELLRWQPTHPGLLADLAERHYFEPSP; this is encoded by the coding sequence GTGGCTTTCACCGGCGACTACGCGGGGGCGGCGGCGGCCGATCTCCGCGCCATCGAGGCCATCGGTGGGGCGCTCGAGGGCTCCGGCAAGCCGTTCGTGAGCACGGGGGGAACGCTCCCGCTGGCGTTTGGTGTGCGCGGTCGTATCGGCACCGAAGACGACGTCCTCGAGAGCGGACCGCGCGTCGATTCGGAGAAGGCCGTCATCGCGCTCGGTCGGCGCGGTGTCCGCTCCGCGGTCATCCGTCTTGCACCGACGGTGCATAGCTCGTTGGATCTCCACGGCTTCATCCCGTCGCTCATCGCGATGGCGCGTAGGAACGGCTTCGCTGCCTACGTCGGAGAAGGGTCCAACCGCTGGCCCTCGCTGCACACACTCGACGCGGTGCGCCTGTACCGCCTGGCATTGGAAGCGGCGCCGGCGGGTTCTCGCCTCCATGGTGTCGCCGACGAGGGCGTTCCGTCCCGTCACATCGCTGAAGCCATCGGCCGTGGCCTCGGGCTACCGGTAGCCAGCATCTCGGCGGACGATGCCAACAAGCACCTCGGCTTCCTTGCCACCTTCGCGCAGCTCGACAACCCCACGTCCAGCACGTGCACGCGGGAACTGCTGCGCTGGCAGCCGACGCACCCAGGGCTGCTCGCCGACCTCGCCGAGCGCCACTACTTCGAACCTTCGCCGTAG
- a CDS encoding TetR family transcriptional regulator, producing MELFQERGYDRTTVGEIAARAGLTERTFFRYFADKREVLFSGSKDLEKLIVETIAGAPQATAPLDAVTTALEATAPMFEERRARSRTRQTLIAAHAELRERELIKLSSLASAIAESLRERGVARPAASLIAETGIAIFKSAFERWVEDTKEHDLSHHVRGALEELRLVTAATGAASSTRPPTKASRRTQRSSP from the coding sequence ATGGAGCTCTTCCAAGAGCGCGGATACGACCGCACGACAGTGGGAGAGATCGCCGCGCGCGCCGGGCTCACCGAGCGGACCTTCTTCCGCTACTTCGCCGACAAGCGCGAGGTCCTGTTCTCGGGCTCCAAGGATCTCGAGAAGCTCATCGTCGAGACCATCGCGGGTGCTCCACAAGCGACGGCGCCGCTCGACGCCGTCACCACTGCTCTCGAAGCCACGGCGCCCATGTTCGAGGAGCGCCGTGCGCGGTCGCGCACGCGACAGACCCTCATCGCGGCGCACGCCGAGCTTCGAGAACGCGAGCTGATCAAGCTCTCATCGCTCGCATCGGCAATCGCCGAAAGCCTGCGAGAGCGAGGCGTCGCCAGGCCGGCCGCCAGCCTCATCGCCGAGACGGGGATCGCCATCTTCAAAAGCGCGTTCGAGCGCTGGGTCGAAGACACCAAGGAGCACGACCTCTCACATCACGTCCGCGGGGCGCTCGAGGAACTCCGACTCGTCACGGCCGCAACGGGTGCGGCGTCTTCGACCCGGCCCCCAACGAAAGCGTCGCGACGCACCCAACGGAGTTCCCCGTAG
- a CDS encoding helix-turn-helix transcriptional regulator, whose product MRASRLLSILMLLQTRGRMTAEALAAEFEVSVRTIYRDIDELSAAGAPVYADRGRSGGFALLDGYHTRLTGLTDAEAETLFLGGVAGPAAQLGLREAMAASQLKLLAALPPERQAAAARIASRFHLDPVAWFREPENAERLPAIAQAVWSSHRLSIRYGGWKGEVVREVEPLGLVLKAGAWYLAASVGGGEPRVYRVENILDMTVLEAGFDRPADFDLEAFWQAFSSRFETDIYTGEATLRVTQAGLKRLSYLGAATAAAVRGKTAGEGWIEVTVPIESVAHASVDFLRLGAEAEVLSPPELRDALAATVRRLVGTYGA is encoded by the coding sequence ATGCGTGCGAGCCGCCTGCTCTCGATCCTGATGCTGCTGCAGACCCGCGGCCGGATGACCGCCGAGGCCCTGGCCGCGGAGTTCGAGGTCTCGGTGCGCACCATCTACCGCGACATCGATGAACTCAGCGCCGCGGGCGCGCCCGTCTACGCCGACCGCGGCCGCTCGGGCGGCTTCGCCCTGCTGGACGGCTACCACACGCGGCTGACCGGCCTGACCGACGCGGAAGCCGAGACCCTGTTCCTCGGCGGCGTCGCCGGGCCCGCCGCCCAACTGGGTCTGCGCGAGGCCATGGCCGCCAGTCAGCTGAAACTGTTGGCCGCCTTGCCGCCGGAACGACAGGCCGCGGCGGCGCGCATCGCCTCCCGCTTCCATCTCGATCCCGTGGCCTGGTTCCGCGAGCCGGAGAACGCCGAGCGCCTGCCCGCCATCGCCCAGGCGGTATGGAGCAGCCATCGCCTGTCGATCCGCTACGGCGGTTGGAAGGGCGAGGTGGTGCGGGAAGTGGAGCCCCTCGGCCTCGTCTTGAAGGCCGGCGCCTGGTACCTGGCCGCCTCGGTCGGCGGCGGCGAGCCGCGCGTCTACCGGGTCGAGAACATCCTCGACATGACGGTGCTGGAGGCCGGGTTCGATCGCCCGGCCGACTTCGACCTGGAAGCCTTCTGGCAAGCCTTCTCGAGTCGCTTCGAGACCGACATCTATACCGGCGAAGCGACCCTGCGCGTCACCCAGGCCGGGCTCAAGCGCCTGTCCTACCTGGGCGCGGCCACTGCCGCCGCCGTACGCGGAAAGACCGCTGGCGAGGGCTGGATCGAGGTCACGGTTCCCATCGAATCCGTCGCTCATGCAAGCGTCGACTTCCTGCGTCTGGGCGCCGAAGCGGAGGTCCTCTCCCCGCCCGAACTGCGGGACGCCTTGGCGGCCACCGTCCGTCGGCTGGTGGGAACCTACGGAGCCTGA
- a CDS encoding NIPSNAP family protein, translated as MDRRSFIVGLAATPLLTPTLAQAAPLVSPIVELRQYVLHPDKRDVLIELFDRQFIEPQEAAGMSVIGQFRNLDNPDAFVWMRGFADMEARRKALEAFYFGPVWQANREAANATLIDNDNVLLLKPVAAGFDLSARAPVGTTGDGPGFVAVHVHALKAPADAAFLRFFHEKVEPLLKAAGLTPFAPLVTEASANTFPRLPVRENLPSFVWFARFPDPAAYDRALGDLARRPEWARVEARLATWLKRPVQRLRLAPTGRSRLHGLIPPSSTP; from the coding sequence ATGGACCGCCGCAGCTTCATTGTCGGCCTCGCCGCCACGCCCCTGCTGACGCCGACCCTGGCCCAGGCCGCCCCGCTGGTCAGCCCGATCGTCGAGCTTCGCCAGTACGTCCTGCATCCGGACAAGCGCGACGTGCTGATCGAGCTCTTCGACCGTCAGTTCATCGAGCCGCAGGAGGCGGCGGGCATGAGCGTGATCGGCCAGTTCCGCAACCTGGACAATCCAGACGCGTTCGTCTGGATGCGCGGATTCGCGGACATGGAGGCCCGGCGCAAGGCGCTGGAGGCCTTCTATTTCGGCCCGGTCTGGCAGGCGAACCGCGAGGCGGCCAACGCCACCCTGATCGACAACGACAACGTCTTGCTGCTGAAGCCCGTGGCGGCGGGGTTCGACCTGTCGGCCCGCGCACCGGTCGGGACGACGGGCGACGGGCCGGGCTTCGTGGCCGTGCATGTTCACGCCCTGAAGGCGCCGGCCGACGCCGCCTTCCTGCGCTTCTTCCACGAGAAGGTGGAACCACTGTTGAAGGCGGCGGGGCTCACCCCCTTCGCGCCGCTGGTGACGGAGGCGAGCGCCAACACCTTCCCTCGCCTGCCGGTGCGCGAGAACCTGCCGTCCTTTGTCTGGTTCGCCCGCTTCCCGGACCCCGCCGCCTATGATCGCGCGCTCGGCGACCTCGCCCGCCGTCCGGAATGGGCCAGGGTCGAGGCCCGGCTGGCGACCTGGCTCAAGCGTCCGGTCCAGCGCTTGAGGCTCGCGCCAACGGGACGTTCACGACTGCATGGCTTGATCCCGCCCTCCTCCACTCCCTGA
- a CDS encoding right-handed parallel beta-helix repeat-containing protein, which yields MAADLACTIQAGGCSEFIGNGSGYIWIDGRSQPASRYVGKTLCIKPGTYTGIGLYGVVATAAQPAVITNCGGQAVFNSTTGSPVYIGGGSRYLKLTGAGSSAHPYGLVAGTSGGNQAHIDLREGVSDVEIGHVEVRGDGNGGVGIAFRTYPRCDGTWSRGTWAQYNTKIHDTYVHDTKYEGMYIGPSHYGWVTANGYTPGYDCGTSRQWEAEVIGLEVVDNRVENIGNDGIQIGAATGGMTVQHNEIRNYGLNQIESHSGGITVNPGSKGLIDSNWIEAAQPYRTQGIVFQGTGGSVITNNVIVGGRWGAMFLRNTAANMEAASTLSTLVFANNTVVSSAHEGLYFFCSGLGTLTFANNLVAGAPTPYAANGGTTACVKSLTGPNLLTSNLGAAGFVNPAAGDFHLQATSPAVGAGVNLSGVVDFDYDGVARGSGPYDLGAFAWKAPSMN from the coding sequence GTGGCAGCGGACCTGGCCTGTACGATCCAGGCAGGGGGCTGCTCGGAGTTCATCGGCAACGGCTCCGGTTACATCTGGATCGATGGCCGGTCGCAACCCGCCTCCCGCTATGTGGGAAAGACGCTCTGCATCAAGCCGGGGACCTATACGGGGATCGGCCTCTATGGAGTGGTGGCAACGGCGGCGCAGCCGGCGGTGATCACCAACTGCGGTGGACAGGCCGTCTTCAACTCCACCACCGGCAGCCCGGTCTACATCGGTGGCGGCAGCCGCTACCTGAAGCTCACGGGGGCGGGGAGTTCGGCCCATCCCTATGGGCTCGTGGCGGGGACCTCGGGCGGCAACCAGGCCCACATCGATCTCCGGGAAGGGGTCTCCGACGTCGAGATCGGCCATGTGGAGGTGCGCGGCGATGGGAACGGCGGAGTGGGGATCGCCTTTCGTACCTACCCGCGGTGCGACGGAACCTGGAGCCGCGGCACGTGGGCTCAGTACAACACGAAGATCCACGACACCTACGTCCATGACACGAAATACGAGGGCATGTACATCGGCCCCTCGCACTACGGCTGGGTGACGGCCAATGGCTACACCCCGGGCTATGACTGTGGCACTTCCCGGCAGTGGGAGGCCGAGGTGATCGGCCTCGAGGTGGTCGACAACCGGGTGGAGAACATTGGCAACGACGGCATCCAGATCGGCGCGGCGACCGGGGGCATGACCGTCCAGCACAACGAGATCCGCAACTACGGGCTGAACCAGATCGAGAGCCACTCGGGCGGCATCACGGTGAACCCAGGCAGCAAGGGGCTGATCGACTCGAACTGGATCGAGGCGGCCCAGCCCTACCGCACGCAGGGCATCGTCTTCCAGGGCACGGGCGGCTCCGTCATCACCAACAACGTGATCGTCGGAGGCAGGTGGGGCGCGATGTTCCTGCGCAACACCGCCGCGAACATGGAGGCGGCGAGCACGCTCTCGACCCTCGTTTTCGCCAACAACACGGTGGTGAGCTCGGCGCACGAGGGGCTGTACTTCTTCTGCAGTGGCCTGGGCACGCTCACCTTCGCCAACAACCTGGTTGCGGGCGCGCCCACCCCTTACGCCGCCAACGGGGGGACGACTGCCTGCGTGAAGTCGCTCACGGGACCGAACCTGCTCACCTCCAACCTGGGCGCGGCGGGCTTCGTGAATCCGGCGGCGGGGGACTTCCACCTCCAGGCCACCTCTCCGGCCGTGGGCGCGGGCGTGAACCTGTCGGGCGTGGTCGACTTCGACTACGACGGCGTGGCCCGTGGCTCGGGTCCGTATGACCTGGGAGCGTTCGCGTGGAAGGCTCCGTCCATGAACTAG
- a CDS encoding immunoglobulin-like domain-containing protein — protein MPGEPVSSSQTQKPLGFGSLIQPWAETLVNTLPGTSAINHAQVTVAAGQGIYLVVWVEEGDWPDILGVRVRASDGVQLDASPLRIGATPSVEYLPSVAFDGTHFLVTWMDPIIGPRLRGARVRASDGVVLDPSPLVISPPDPYGLPHETPSVSFDGTNYLVAFSGYYWDSVAGDVKRQIMGVRIRPSNGTYIESGAIAIGDTSGASSLHTASHGGSSLVVWAEKGGGVKAARLDAAGQVLDPVPLSISPAVAGKVRVAAREGEFLVLWSEGNTLKARRVRTSDGALLDPADIPVGSPVELPVPNDSWFKAPFDVTYDGQDYRVLWQTTDEYGRRRLMTTRVSPLGTLESQAEDWLSGFHEDSPLDWVGIAAQAPSQFLVAYTQYDARGVQRNRTYFRLVSENSCTNDVSPPILTCPARVEIECTYGGMSDTDDVEFSDNCGLWGLGSQPQYYGSPGRFTGSVSATDLSGNTTACFTEWTVVDTLAPHLYLNGPQELTLPLHAPYQEQGARGEDTCDGGYAPWDSGWSRIQISGTVNSHVPGTYPITYSLTDLAGHTTTRIRTVTVLAQ, from the coding sequence ATGCCCGGGGAGCCCGTCTCCTCGAGCCAGACCCAGAAGCCCCTCGGCTTCGGCTCCCTCATCCAGCCCTGGGCCGAAACCCTCGTGAATACCCTTCCGGGTACCTCCGCGATCAATCACGCCCAGGTCACGGTTGCCGCGGGTCAGGGCATCTACCTCGTTGTCTGGGTAGAGGAGGGGGACTGGCCGGACATCCTCGGGGTCCGGGTGCGGGCGTCGGACGGTGTGCAACTGGACGCTTCTCCCCTCCGCATCGGCGCGACCCCCTCGGTCGAATACCTGCCCTCGGTGGCCTTCGACGGCACCCACTTCCTGGTCACCTGGATGGATCCCATCATCGGACCACGTCTCAGGGGCGCGCGGGTACGAGCCTCGGATGGAGTGGTCCTCGATCCCTCTCCCCTGGTCATCAGCCCACCGGATCCCTATGGCCTGCCCCACGAAACGCCTTCCGTGTCCTTCGACGGGACGAACTACCTGGTGGCCTTCTCCGGCTACTACTGGGATTCCGTGGCCGGGGACGTGAAGCGCCAGATCATGGGCGTGCGGATCCGTCCCTCGAACGGGACGTACATCGAGTCGGGAGCCATCGCCATCGGTGACACCTCCGGGGCGTCCTCGCTCCACACCGCTTCTCATGGCGGCAGCAGCCTCGTGGTGTGGGCCGAGAAAGGAGGAGGAGTGAAGGCGGCACGCCTCGACGCCGCGGGGCAGGTGCTCGACCCTGTTCCCCTGTCCATCTCCCCGGCGGTCGCGGGCAAGGTCCGCGTCGCCGCGCGGGAGGGAGAGTTCCTCGTGCTCTGGAGCGAGGGCAACACGTTGAAGGCCCGGCGGGTGCGCACCTCGGACGGTGCGTTGCTCGACCCGGCGGACATCCCCGTGGGCTCACCGGTCGAGCTGCCCGTGCCGAATGACTCCTGGTTCAAAGCCCCCTTCGATGTGACCTACGACGGGCAGGACTACCGGGTGCTCTGGCAGACCACGGATGAGTATGGCCGCCGCCGGTTGATGACCACTCGGGTGTCTCCCCTGGGAACGCTCGAATCCCAGGCGGAGGATTGGCTCTCCGGGTTCCACGAGGACTCGCCACTGGATTGGGTGGGAATCGCCGCCCAGGCACCTTCCCAATTCCTGGTCGCCTACACCCAGTATGACGCTCGGGGTGTGCAGCGGAACCGTACCTACTTCCGGCTCGTCAGCGAGAACTCGTGCACGAACGATGTCTCCCCGCCCATCCTGACCTGCCCCGCGCGCGTGGAAATAGAGTGCACCTACGGCGGCATGAGCGACACGGACGACGTCGAGTTCAGTGACAACTGCGGCCTGTGGGGCCTCGGCAGTCAGCCCCAGTATTACGGCTCTCCGGGACGCTTCACCGGCTCGGTCTCGGCAACGGATCTCTCCGGCAACACCACGGCGTGCTTCACGGAGTGGACGGTCGTCGACACCCTCGCGCCCCATTTGTATTTGAATGGCCCGCAGGAACTCACCCTGCCCCTGCACGCGCCCTACCAGGAGCAGGGCGCCCGGGGCGAGGACACGTGCGATGGGGGCTATGCGCCCTGGGACAGCGGCTGGAGCCGGATCCAGATCTCCGGCACGGTCAACAGCCACGTCCCCGGCACCTATCCCATCACCTACAGCCTCACCGATCTCGCGGGCCACACGACCACCCGGATCCGGACGGTGACGGTCCTCGCGCAGTAG
- a CDS encoding fatty acid desaturase family protein yields the protein MVELARVRSGQGAPSGVYPNGHAAGGGPAAGRGSRGQAVGRYLQTSRCPRRRSPRGSLLGTTGPGIPCVLQYSSRARSSRPPPRRACPSHRGPPACPAIAWNFVLLPALFLPLGTWAAFSALCNSLMAEILSNLHTFAVGGPNHTGEDLYRFDFAPKGKGERYVHQVIGTANYRTGGDLNDFLHLWLNYQIEHHIFPDLSMLQYQRVQPKVLALCQKYGIPYVQESVWTRLRKMVDVAVGKSSMRRLAPREAALAPGSLPDVM from the coding sequence GTGGTGGAACTCGCCCGAGTACGCTCCGGCCAAGGCGCTCCGTCAGGCGTGTACCCAAACGGACATGCTGCTGGTGGAGGGCCTGCCGCCGGGCGCGGATCCCGCGGCCAGGCAGTAGGCCGGTATCTTCAAACCAGTCGGTGTCCCAGGAGACGTTCCCCTCGCGGATCCCTTCTCGGAACCACCGGCCCAGGGATACCGTGTGTCCTCCAGTATTCCTCGCGGGCCCGTTCATCGCGACCTCCTCCTCGTCGTGCCTGCCCGAGCCACCGAGGTCCCCCCGCGTGTCCCGCGATCGCCTGGAATTTCGTCCTGCTGCCCGCGCTCTTCCTGCCGCTGGGCACCTGGGCCGCCTTCAGTGCCCTGTGCAACTCGCTCATGGCGGAGATCCTCTCCAACCTGCACACCTTCGCCGTGGGAGGACCCAACCACACCGGCGAGGACCTGTACCGCTTCGACTTCGCACCCAAGGGCAAGGGCGAGCGCTACGTCCATCAGGTGATCGGCACCGCCAACTACCGCACCGGGGGCGATCTGAACGACTTCCTCCACCTGTGGCTCAACTATCAGATCGAGCACCACATCTTCCCGGACCTGTCGATGCTCCAGTACCAGCGGGTGCAGCCGAAGGTGCTCGCGCTGTGCCAGAAGTACGGCATTCCCTATGTGCAGGAGAGTGTCTGGACGCGCTTGCGGAAGATGGTGGACGTCGCGGTGGGCAAGAGTTCCATGCGGAGGCTCGCCCCCCGTGAGGCGGCCTTGGCTCCTGGTTCTCTTCCCGATGTGATGTGA